From one Perca flavescens isolate YP-PL-M2 chromosome 19, PFLA_1.0, whole genome shotgun sequence genomic stretch:
- the LOC114546207 gene encoding butyrophilin subfamily 2 member A1: MDYLLFLLTALLPSCSGETSVDDTAKTVLAFAGGAVLLPCNFSLPANADVPTVEWSKQGLHPDVVFLYRYGYETPEDKNPDFWYRTSLIAKELKNGNFSLRIANVRLSDAGNYRCKRLMGNIPHDVTAVELVVVAVSEPKVSVTSAEGGGVTLQCEANCWLPEPQINFLDERGKHIRAEEPKRDEGAHKCFTVTRRVTLQDAAANRVTCRVHQPETNQTRETEIIIPVDGGRSCFLPAAIAVRVTILLLSAPLCVLAVCLWKRCGKSAEGQKCPVTRQSSDQSAVSGSSEKQLLLRCVKVEKADCVDEKLTIEDLQTKLREKEETIRQLQSENKSHLSPVVCQHDQPMLLRKPADFADSSPQKSIEVPQKKTRKPGIMRQSSDPSPAPPVYRSRRSNSSPALLNFLTSSSAVSASKMKLSSIGRSKSETRDKPLPFAKLQRRHSSVFPPSNNRFRLLADLTEEP, translated from the exons ATGGATTATCTTCTGTTTCTGCTCACCGCTCTGCTGCCAAGTTGTTCCG GAGAAACCTCTGTGGATGATACAGCGAAGACGGTCCTGGCCTTTGCTGGCGGCGCTGTCCTTCTGCCGTGCAACTTCAGCCTCCCCGCCAACGCCGACGTCCCAACAGTGGAGTGGTCCAAGCAAGGCCTGCATCCCGACGTCGTCTTCTTGTACCGGTATGGCTACGAAACTCCTGAGGATAAGAATCCGGACTTCTGGTACAGGACGAGCCTCATTGCAAAAGAGCTGAAGAACGGAAACTTCTCGTTGAGGATCGCCAACGTGCGGCTGTCCGATGCGGGGAATTACCGATGCAAGAGGCTGATGGGCAACATCCCCCACGACGTTACAGCAGTGGAGCTGGTTGTGG TTGCCGTTTCTGAGCCAAAAGTCTCGGTGACGTCAGCTGAGGGTGGGGGGGTGACTCTGCAGTGCGAGGCCAACTGCTGGCTGCCGGAGCCGCAGATCAACTTTCTGGATGAACGGGGAAAACACATCCGTGCCGAAGAACCCAAAAGAGATGAAGGTGCCCACAAATGTTTCACTGTGACACGAAGAGTGACTCTCCAGGATGCTGCTGCCAACAG GGTCACCTGCAGAGTTCACCAGCCGGAGACCAACCAGACCAGGGAAACAGAGATTATCATACCAG TTGACGGAGGGCGGTCCTGCTTTCTGCCGGCTGCCATCGCTGTCAGAGTGACCATTTTACTTCTGTCGGCTCCATTATGTGTGttagctgtctgtctgtggaaGAGATGTGGCAAATCTG CGGAGGGACAAAAATGCCCAGTGACCAGACAGTCGTCGGACCAAAGTGCAGTAAGTGGCAGCTCTGAGAAACAGTTGCTGCTGCGCTGCGTCAAGGTAGAGAAGGCCGACTGCGTCGATGAGAAGCTGACGATAGAGGACCTCCAGACGAAGCTTCGCGAGAAAGAAGAAACAATCCGCCAGCTACAGAGCGAAAACAAATCTCATCTAAGTCCGGTTGTTTGCCAGCACGACCAGCCGATGCTCCTCCGCAAACCCGCAGATTTCGCCGACAGCAGCCCACAGAAATCTATCGAAGTACCGCAGAAAAAGACACGAAAGCCTGGCATTATGAGGCAGAGCAGTGATCCGTCGCCCGCCCCCCCGGTCTACAGGTCCCGTCGGAGCAACAGCAGCCCGGCTCTTTTGAACTTCTTGACCAGTTCTTCTGCTGTCAGCGCTTCGAAGATGAAGCTCTCCAGCATCGGCCGTTCGAAGAGTGAAACTCGTGACAAGCCTCTTCCATTCGCCAAGCTTCAGCGCCGACATTCCTCGGTGTTTCCGCCGTCTAATAACCGCTTCAGACTCCTGGCAGATTTAACAGAGGAGCCATAA